A genomic stretch from Aedes albopictus strain Foshan chromosome 2, AalbF5, whole genome shotgun sequence includes:
- the LOC115253489 gene encoding adult-specific rigid cuticular protein 15.7-like, producing MSAKFVICLALCALSTVSAGVLPLAAAPLAAGVVAPYATSYNAHTVNHAIAAPYVAAAPYVAAPAAKLLAAPAPLAYSAYGAALPAFSPYTALPASYVL from the exons ATGTCTGCCAAATTTGTG ATCTGCCTGGCCCTGTGCGCTCTGAGCACCGTTTCGGCTGGAGTTCTGCCCCTGGCGGCGGCTCCTCTGGCGGCTGGTGTTGTGGCCCCCTACGCCACCTCGTACAACGCTCACACCGTCAACCACGCCATCGCTGCCCCCTACGTCGCCGCTGCTCCCTATGTTGCTGCCCCAGCTGCCAAGCTTCTGGCTGCCCCGGCTCCTCTGGCCTATTCCGCCTATGGTGCAGCTCTGCCTGCCTTCAGCCCGTACACCGCTCTGCCCGCTAGCTATGTGCTGTAA